One Streptomyces sp. CNQ-509 DNA window includes the following coding sequences:
- a CDS encoding ATP-binding cassette domain-containing protein gives MRRISCSANFEGIDYELNPGVTILLGPNGAGKSTLLRLAAGVAQPTKGAIALDGIPSGDRSYRRTVAWMPQNIPVMAGLTAREQVAYVGWLKGMSKSSAWESASDALAQVELSAQENVKMNRLSGGQVRRIGIASAMVHGAKVLLLDEPTAGLDPTQRRQFRTHLTDLRPDVRVMMSTHDVTDLAEESDHVAVLSTGRLVFEGPTNAFLAHAPSDVAPGRRAEAAYSALTG, from the coding sequence ATGCGACGGATCTCTTGTTCGGCGAACTTTGAGGGCATTGACTATGAACTCAACCCTGGAGTGACCATTCTTCTCGGCCCCAACGGTGCGGGGAAGTCCACCCTCCTGCGCCTGGCGGCGGGTGTTGCGCAGCCAACGAAGGGCGCGATCGCCCTCGACGGCATACCGTCCGGGGACCGCTCATACCGGAGAACGGTTGCTTGGATGCCCCAGAACATCCCCGTCATGGCAGGACTTACGGCCAGAGAGCAGGTCGCCTACGTCGGCTGGTTGAAGGGGATGAGCAAGTCTTCGGCATGGGAGTCTGCTTCCGATGCGCTGGCGCAGGTGGAGCTTTCCGCGCAAGAGAATGTGAAGATGAATCGGCTGAGCGGCGGCCAGGTGCGGCGCATCGGCATCGCGTCAGCAATGGTCCACGGGGCAAAGGTCCTGCTCCTTGACGAGCCGACTGCCGGCCTGGACCCGACGCAGAGGCGTCAGTTCCGAACTCATCTGACTGATCTCCGGCCGGATGTCCGCGTGATGATGTCCACCCACGACGTGACGGACTTGGCGGAGGAGTCGGATCACGTTGCGGTTCTGAGCACCGGAAGGCTCGTGTTCGAGGGCCCGACCAATGCGTTCCTGGCGCACGCTCCGAGTGACGTGGCTCCGGGGCGCAGAGCGGAGGCCGCCTACTCGGCTCTCACGGGGTAG
- a CDS encoding type II toxin-antitoxin system PemK/MazF family toxin, producing MQRGEVWWVEFDERRPVVLLSGDDASGIRVMQVVAPAGVDITGLGVEVAVGAVEGLPFEGVLRFALPRPGFTPCTWLTTVSRDDLIERAGVLSPAKLSEMENALRLGEQAKEWTPATTAKLSELRNALRLGGLG from the coding sequence GTGCAACGTGGCGAAGTCTGGTGGGTGGAGTTCGACGAGCGGCGGCCGGTCGTGCTGCTGTCGGGAGACGACGCGTCCGGGATCCGGGTGATGCAGGTCGTCGCTCCAGCGGGTGTCGACATCACCGGTCTGGGCGTCGAAGTGGCAGTAGGCGCCGTGGAAGGACTGCCCTTTGAAGGCGTGCTGCGGTTCGCGTTGCCGCGTCCGGGCTTTACCCCTTGCACGTGGCTGACCACCGTGTCCCGGGACGACCTGATCGAGCGAGCGGGCGTTCTGTCCCCCGCGAAACTCAGCGAGATGGAGAACGCCCTCCGTCTCGGTGAGCAGGCCAAGGAGTGGACCCCGGCGACGACCGCGAAGCTCAGCGAGCTGAGGAACGCCCTCCGTCTCGGTGGACTCGGGTAG
- a CDS encoding helix-turn-helix transcriptional regulator yields the protein MYGSEVRRYRNNAGMSLEALSGVVMYSRAHLSRIETAEAIPPPDLSEKLDACFGTDGHFGRLYGVARREIHPDQYRRRMELEARAVAIVHYAPFVIPGLLHSERYARAIFTVCNPSAPAGSIDDLVTARLSRRDILKGEKPARLSLILEESAITRTIGGPGVMHEQLRSLLTWVESRSSLVQVLPHSHGAHALLGGTLALWTLDNGTAVAYEESITTGHLIEDPEKIRWWAQACDVLRAYARSPAETAEFIRSVMEELPDEHHP from the coding sequence CTGTACGGATCGGAGGTCCGCCGGTACCGGAACAACGCCGGGATGTCGCTGGAGGCGTTGTCCGGTGTCGTGATGTACAGCAGGGCTCACCTGTCGCGTATCGAGACGGCGGAGGCGATCCCGCCGCCGGACCTGAGCGAGAAACTGGACGCCTGCTTCGGCACGGACGGCCACTTCGGACGCCTGTACGGCGTCGCCAGGCGGGAGATCCACCCCGACCAGTACCGGCGCCGGATGGAGCTTGAAGCGCGGGCCGTCGCCATCGTGCACTACGCCCCGTTCGTGATCCCCGGCCTTCTCCATTCCGAGCGTTATGCCCGGGCGATCTTCACGGTCTGCAACCCGTCCGCACCTGCCGGGTCGATTGACGACCTGGTGACTGCCCGTCTCAGTCGGCGGGACATCCTCAAGGGGGAGAAGCCCGCGCGGCTCTCCTTGATCCTCGAAGAGTCGGCGATCACTCGGACCATCGGCGGGCCGGGTGTGATGCACGAGCAGCTCCGGTCACTGCTCACATGGGTCGAGAGCCGGTCGAGTCTCGTCCAGGTTCTCCCGCACTCGCACGGGGCACACGCTCTGTTGGGCGGTACGTTGGCGCTGTGGACCCTGGACAACGGCACCGCGGTCGCCTACGAAGAGAGCATCACCACGGGCCACTTGATCGAGGATCCCGAGAAGATTCGCTGGTGGGCCCAGGCGTGCGATGTACTACGTGCGTACGCGCGATCGCCCGCCGAGACCGCGGAGTTCATTCGGTCTGTCATGGAGGAACTTCCCGATGAGCATCACCCCTGA
- a CDS encoding DUF402 domain-containing protein yields MHTFASCELKAPPGLDANAKLIRAPEAHQANSEMHPLRHKPNRPRLGTHEGGWYVDLVEVAETAPKQLVVHDLYVDIVVPPRGRRYEVLDLDELADALRDGSIEALTAAGVLRNAQRFIDKHLRVLDREAPDSWPDFPPAAIRDLVELPPVGVG; encoded by the coding sequence ATGCACACCTTCGCGTCCTGCGAACTCAAGGCTCCTCCTGGACTCGACGCGAACGCGAAGCTAATCCGGGCGCCAGAAGCTCATCAAGCGAACTCGGAAATGCACCCATTGCGTCACAAACCGAACCGCCCACGGCTCGGCACGCACGAAGGCGGATGGTACGTCGACCTGGTCGAAGTGGCGGAAACCGCCCCGAAGCAACTGGTGGTCCACGACCTCTACGTCGATATCGTCGTGCCCCCGCGCGGCCGGCGCTACGAAGTCCTCGACCTCGACGAACTCGCCGACGCGCTGCGGGACGGCAGTATCGAAGCCCTCACCGCCGCCGGAGTTCTGCGCAACGCCCAGCGCTTCATCGACAAACACCTGCGCGTTCTCGATCGGGAAGCCCCCGACTCATGGCCGGACTTCCCGCCGGCAGCCATTCGGGACCTGGTCGAGCTGCCTCCCGTCGGCGTCGGGTGA
- a CDS encoding glycoside hydrolase family 6 protein, with amino-acid sequence MRKSRLRVTGVSAAALAATGTLLTYSLSAPPAAAETAAPGDNPYAGSQLYVNPDWSAAATQGGGAAIADTPTAVWLDSIAAITSGSDGSNTMGLREHMDEALAQGADAIQIVTYNLPGRDCAALASRGELGPTEIDRYKNEFIDPIDEILDDPAYESLKIINVVEIDSLPNLVTNVSGRPTGTPECDVMKANGNYVKGVGYNLATLGDNGNVYNYIDIGHHGWIGWDDNFQPTADLLYQAANAEGATPEDVTGFAANTANYGATEEPYFSIDDVAGDGPIREGHSSWVDWNRYVDEQSFAQAFVTKAAPAAGFPSGMGAIIDTSRNGWGGADRPTGPGDISGPGEEYVNDSRTDRRIHLGNWCNQSGAGLGERPTVSPAANIHAYAWIKPPGESDGASEEIPDDDKGFDRMCDPTYEGNERNQYNMSGALPDAPTSGHWFQAQFEELIANANPPVN; translated from the coding sequence ATGAGAAAGTCACGCCTCCGTGTCACCGGCGTCAGCGCGGCGGCGCTGGCGGCCACCGGGACCCTGCTGACGTACTCGCTGTCCGCGCCGCCCGCGGCGGCCGAGACCGCGGCGCCCGGCGACAACCCGTACGCGGGCAGCCAGTTGTACGTGAACCCCGACTGGTCCGCCGCGGCCACCCAGGGCGGCGGCGCCGCCATCGCCGACACCCCCACCGCCGTATGGCTCGACAGCATCGCGGCCATTACGAGCGGCTCCGACGGCTCCAACACCATGGGTCTTCGCGAGCACATGGACGAGGCGCTGGCGCAGGGCGCCGACGCCATCCAGATCGTCACGTACAACCTGCCCGGCCGCGACTGCGCCGCGCTCGCCTCCCGGGGCGAGCTGGGCCCGACCGAGATCGACCGGTACAAGAACGAGTTCATCGATCCGATCGACGAGATCCTCGACGACCCGGCGTACGAGAGCCTCAAGATCATCAACGTCGTCGAGATCGACTCGCTGCCCAACCTCGTCACCAACGTCAGCGGCCGGCCCACGGGCACGCCCGAGTGCGACGTGATGAAGGCCAACGGCAACTACGTCAAGGGCGTGGGCTACAACCTCGCCACGCTCGGCGACAACGGCAACGTCTACAACTACATCGACATCGGCCACCACGGCTGGATCGGCTGGGACGACAACTTCCAGCCGACCGCCGACCTGCTCTACCAGGCCGCCAACGCCGAGGGCGCCACGCCCGAGGACGTCACCGGTTTCGCCGCCAACACCGCGAACTACGGCGCCACCGAGGAGCCGTACTTCTCGATCGACGACGTGGCCGGCGACGGGCCCATCCGGGAGGGGCACAGCTCCTGGGTGGACTGGAACCGCTACGTGGACGAGCAGTCCTTCGCCCAGGCGTTCGTCACGAAGGCAGCTCCGGCCGCCGGGTTCCCGTCCGGCATGGGCGCGATCATCGACACCTCGCGCAACGGCTGGGGTGGCGCCGACCGGCCGACCGGTCCCGGGGACATCTCCGGGCCCGGTGAGGAGTACGTCAACGACAGCCGCACCGACCGCCGGATCCACCTCGGCAACTGGTGCAACCAGTCCGGAGCCGGCCTCGGCGAGCGGCCGACGGTCTCGCCCGCGGCCAACATCCACGCCTACGCGTGGATCAAGCCCCCGGGTGAGTCGGACGGCGCCAGCGAAGAGATCCCGGACGACGACAAGGGCTTCGACCGGATGTGCGACCCGACGTACGAGGGCAACGAGCGCAACCAGTACAACATGTCGGGCGCCCTTCCCGACGCGCCGACCTCCGGTCACTGGTTCCAGGCGCAGTTCGAAGAACTGATCGCCAACGCGAACCCGCCGGTGAACTAG
- a CDS encoding nuclear transport factor 2 family protein, producing the protein MTTAQTSDAAAVLRGMYEAEAVYLAAGGPGVASFDTLAPYFAPDVVLHQAEALPYGGTWRGHDGMTEFFLAMSATWAEFEMLEQRFLATGGTSVVLTQVRARARATGRELTFPILQTIRIENGRIAEVRPFYWDTAAIAAACAEPPA; encoded by the coding sequence ATGACGACCGCACAGACCTCAGACGCGGCGGCGGTGCTCCGCGGGATGTACGAAGCCGAAGCCGTGTACCTGGCAGCCGGCGGACCCGGTGTGGCCTCCTTCGACACGCTCGCGCCGTACTTCGCGCCGGACGTCGTTCTGCACCAGGCGGAGGCGTTGCCCTACGGGGGGACGTGGCGCGGGCACGACGGGATGACGGAGTTCTTTCTCGCGATGTCCGCGACCTGGGCGGAGTTCGAGATGCTGGAGCAGCGGTTCCTCGCCACCGGTGGGACATCGGTGGTGCTTACGCAGGTGCGGGCGCGGGCCCGGGCCACCGGGCGGGAGCTGACCTTTCCGATCCTGCAGACGATCAGGATCGAGAACGGCCGGATAGCCGAGGTGCGCCCCTTCTACTGGGACACGGCGGCCATCGCCGCCGCATGCGCGGAGCCGCCGGCGTAG
- a CDS encoding DUF397 domain-containing protein, protein MSITPDLSGTNWVKSSYSNGNGGDCVEWAPDFAATGIVPVRDSKDPDGPALTFTTDAWAAFITDVKTGTFPTPKHSSRRS, encoded by the coding sequence ATGAGCATCACCCCTGACCTGTCCGGCACGAACTGGGTCAAGTCCAGCTACAGCAACGGCAACGGCGGGGACTGCGTGGAATGGGCACCCGACTTCGCTGCGACGGGCATCGTGCCCGTCCGGGACTCCAAGGACCCGGACGGACCCGCCCTCACCTTCACGACCGACGCCTGGGCAGCGTTCATCACCGACGTGAAGACCGGCACCTTCCCCACCCCCAAGCACTCCAGCCGTAGATCGTGA
- a CDS encoding LysR family transcriptional regulator, translated as MELQQMRYVLAVAETKSFTRAAERCLVVQSALSHQIARLEQELGTRLFERTTRRVRLTPAGEAFLPAARQCLAAAERASVEVAAAIGEVRGQLSVGVIPSVAAVDIPGTLRDFRRQYPKVRISLRVGASDELVEQVREGDIEIAFLGLPTTARPKGVEAREVGRDRLVAVVSPDHPLAGAGSVDLRRLSSEEFVDLPAKTAGRTQSDLAFSAAGLTRDVTFEVTNADFLARLVGQGLGVAMLPSAYVPQLSGVTTIQVTDAPARVEYVVWTSDSRTPAATAFLRLLNLPDAREAP; from the coding sequence ATGGAGCTCCAGCAGATGCGTTACGTGCTCGCCGTCGCCGAGACGAAGAGCTTCACCCGTGCCGCCGAGCGCTGCCTCGTCGTCCAGTCCGCCCTGAGCCACCAGATCGCCCGCCTGGAACAGGAGTTGGGCACCAGGCTGTTCGAGCGCACCACCCGCCGGGTGCGGCTGACGCCCGCGGGCGAGGCGTTCCTCCCGGCGGCCCGCCAGTGCCTGGCCGCCGCCGAGCGCGCGAGCGTCGAGGTCGCCGCCGCCATCGGCGAAGTACGCGGGCAGCTCTCCGTCGGTGTGATTCCGTCCGTGGCCGCCGTCGACATCCCGGGCACCCTGCGCGACTTCCGCCGGCAGTATCCGAAGGTGCGCATCAGCCTGCGCGTGGGTGCCAGCGACGAACTCGTCGAACAGGTCAGGGAAGGGGACATCGAGATCGCTTTCCTCGGGCTGCCGACCACCGCGCGGCCCAAGGGGGTCGAGGCCCGCGAGGTCGGGCGGGACCGGCTCGTCGCCGTGGTCTCCCCCGACCACCCCCTCGCCGGTGCAGGGTCGGTCGACCTGCGACGGCTCTCCTCGGAGGAGTTCGTGGACCTGCCGGCGAAGACCGCCGGCCGCACCCAGTCCGACCTGGCCTTCTCCGCCGCCGGCCTCACCCGTGACGTCACGTTCGAAGTGACCAACGCGGACTTCCTGGCCCGGCTGGTCGGGCAGGGACTCGGCGTGGCGATGCTGCCCTCCGCGTACGTGCCCCAACTCAGCGGCGTGACCACGATCCAGGTCACCGACGCCCCGGCCCGCGTCGAGTACGTCGTCTGGACCTCCGACAGCCGCACCCCCGCGGCGACCGCGTTCCTTCGCCTGCTCAACCTCCCGGACGCCCGCGAAGCACCGTGA
- a CDS encoding chloramphenicol phosphotransferase CPT family protein, translated as MASGRIIFLNGTSSSGKSSIAKELLGILDDGVYFHMAVDGFNAMRTKRELGADELDAALRRTRMGFHRSIAAMAEAGNDIVVDHVLSEPWRLLDCLTLLPAEDVLFVGVYCPLDELTRRERARGDRPPGLAAHQYDLVHSHGDYDFECDTSAASPRECAQRIKEFLPHRPTPTAFTRLRRHHLADGREPLTA; from the coding sequence ATGGCATCCGGTCGGATCATCTTCCTCAACGGCACCTCCAGCTCGGGGAAGTCGAGCATCGCCAAGGAGCTTCTGGGCATCCTGGACGACGGCGTCTACTTCCACATGGCGGTCGACGGCTTCAACGCGATGCGCACCAAGCGGGAACTCGGGGCGGACGAACTCGATGCCGCGCTGCGGCGGACCAGGATGGGCTTCCACCGCTCGATCGCGGCCATGGCGGAGGCGGGCAACGACATCGTGGTCGACCATGTGCTGAGCGAGCCGTGGCGGCTGCTCGACTGCCTGACGCTGCTGCCGGCTGAGGACGTGCTGTTCGTCGGTGTCTACTGCCCGTTGGACGAGCTGACCCGCCGCGAGCGGGCCCGGGGCGACCGCCCGCCGGGCCTCGCGGCGCACCAGTACGACCTGGTCCACAGCCACGGTGACTACGACTTCGAGTGCGACACCAGCGCGGCAAGCCCACGGGAATGCGCGCAGCGGATCAAGGAGTTCCTCCCGCACCGCCCCACGCCCACCGCCTTCACCCGCCTCCGCCGACACCACCTGGCTGACGGCCGGGAACCGCTGACGGCATGA
- a CDS encoding flavin reductase family protein, translating to MRHFGTGIAVVTTCGRWGTQGAGGQQGGCGPGGVCGPEGACGPGGACGQEGACSACDACGGAAGPRGACAPHGMTANSLLSISLRPPTLLISPQRGSRTQALIRETGAFTVNIRAADQHALADHFTRRDAFGADEFAGIDHRPSRYGGGPELAGSAAVLSCRTTRHVEVADHTLIIAEVTAVGCGGPGEPLLYPARSYRRLGEGAGGGTASPDADGRQLDQVPNGCRREVRP from the coding sequence ATGCGGCACTTTGGGACGGGCATCGCGGTGGTCACGACGTGCGGGCGGTGGGGCACGCAGGGGGCGGGCGGGCAGCAGGGTGGTTGCGGCCCGGGTGGTGTGTGCGGTCCGGAGGGTGCTTGCGGCCCGGGTGGTGCGTGCGGCCAGGAGGGTGCTTGCAGTGCGTGCGATGCCTGCGGGGGCGCTGCTGGCCCCCGCGGTGCCTGCGCCCCGCACGGCATGACCGCCAACTCGCTGCTGTCGATCTCCCTGCGCCCGCCGACCCTGCTGATCTCCCCCCAGCGGGGCAGCCGCACGCAGGCCCTCATCCGGGAGACGGGTGCCTTCACCGTGAACATCCGGGCCGCCGACCAACACGCCCTGGCCGACCACTTCACCCGCCGCGACGCCTTCGGCGCCGACGAGTTCGCGGGCATCGACCACCGTCCCTCGCGGTACGGCGGCGGGCCGGAACTGGCGGGGAGCGCGGCGGTCCTGTCGTGCCGTACGACGCGACACGTCGAGGTCGCCGACCACACGCTGATCATCGCGGAGGTGACGGCGGTCGGCTGCGGAGGGCCGGGGGAGCCGCTGCTCTATCCGGCCCGGAGCTACCGGAGGCTGGGCGAGGGGGCAGGGGGTGGCACCGCCTCACCCGACGCCGACGGGAGGCAGCTCGACCAGGTCCCGAATGGCTGCCGGCGGGAAGTCCGGCCATGA
- a CDS encoding succinate dehydrogenase/fumarate reductase iron-sulfur subunit, whose translation MKVTLRVWRQPGPDAPGEMVSYEVEDVTPEMSFLEVLDTLNERLILDGSEPVAFDHDCREGICGACGVVINGQAHGPERTTACQLHMRSFADGDVIDVEPWRAAAFPVVKDLVVDRSAFDRIIGAGGYITAPTGSAPDAHATPVPKPAAETAFEHAECIGCGACVAACPNGSAMLFTAAKVVHLGALPQGAPERESRVLDMIGRMDDEGFGGCTNTGECAVACPKGIPLQAISSLNREFLRAARKSA comes from the coding sequence GTGAAGGTGACCCTGCGGGTCTGGCGGCAGCCGGGCCCCGACGCGCCCGGCGAGATGGTCTCGTACGAGGTCGAGGACGTCACGCCGGAGATGTCGTTCCTGGAGGTGCTGGACACCCTCAACGAGCGCCTGATCCTCGACGGATCGGAACCGGTCGCCTTCGACCACGACTGCCGCGAGGGCATCTGCGGCGCGTGCGGCGTCGTCATCAACGGCCAGGCGCACGGCCCGGAGCGTACGACGGCGTGCCAGCTGCACATGCGGTCCTTCGCGGACGGCGACGTCATCGACGTCGAGCCGTGGCGGGCGGCGGCGTTCCCGGTGGTGAAGGACCTGGTCGTGGACCGCTCGGCCTTCGACCGCATCATCGGCGCCGGCGGCTACATCACCGCCCCCACGGGCAGCGCCCCCGACGCCCACGCCACCCCGGTCCCCAAGCCGGCGGCGGAGACGGCCTTCGAACACGCGGAGTGCATCGGCTGCGGCGCCTGCGTCGCCGCCTGCCCCAACGGCTCGGCCATGCTGTTCACCGCCGCGAAGGTGGTCCACCTGGGCGCCCTGCCGCAGGGCGCCCCGGAGCGCGAGTCGCGGGTGCTGGACATGATCGGCCGGATGGACGACGAGGGCTTCGGCGGCTGCACGAACACCGGCGAATGCGCGGTGGCCTGCCCGAAGGGCATCCCCCTCCAGGCGATCTCGTCGCTGAACCGGGAATTCCTCCGCGCAGCCCGCAAGTCGGCGTAG
- a CDS encoding ketopantoate reductase family protein has translation MNAAVLGPGGVGGLLAGLLARAGHRVTCLAGDATAGALQADGITVNSKQFGDFATHVAGDTELREPVDLCVVAVKATAFDAALERVPPAALGDGLVVPLLNGVDHMAALRERYRPEQVAAGTITVESTRIAPGLIEHGSPFTKVSLASATAPRARLEAVARVLTDAGAEVQVRDDEASVLWTKMAFLAPMALLTTRHGLPVGGVRTEHRDEMLALLAETAAVASACGARVDAAAVATMYDTFPARTKSSMLRDAEAGRPLELDAIGGALLRAAGAHGIAVPVAERLVAEIGARAGA, from the coding sequence ATGAACGCTGCCGTGCTCGGTCCCGGCGGGGTCGGCGGGCTGCTCGCCGGGCTGCTCGCCCGGGCCGGGCACCGGGTGACCTGTCTGGCCGGCGACGCGACCGCCGGTGCCCTCCAGGCCGACGGAATCACCGTCAACAGCAAGCAGTTCGGCGACTTCGCCACCCACGTGGCCGGCGACACCGAACTGCGCGAACCCGTCGACCTGTGCGTCGTCGCCGTGAAGGCCACGGCCTTCGACGCCGCCCTGGAACGGGTGCCCCCCGCGGCGCTCGGCGACGGACTCGTGGTGCCGCTGCTCAACGGCGTCGACCACATGGCCGCGCTGCGCGAGCGCTACCGCCCCGAGCAGGTCGCCGCCGGCACGATCACCGTGGAGTCCACCCGGATCGCGCCCGGACTCATCGAGCACGGCAGCCCGTTCACCAAGGTCTCGCTCGCCTCCGCCACGGCGCCGCGCGCGCGGCTGGAGGCGGTCGCGCGGGTGCTGACCGACGCCGGCGCCGAGGTGCAGGTCCGGGACGACGAGGCGAGCGTCCTGTGGACGAAGATGGCCTTCCTCGCGCCGATGGCCCTGCTCACCACCCGCCACGGCCTGCCCGTCGGCGGCGTACGGACCGAGCACCGGGACGAGATGCTGGCGCTGCTGGCGGAGACCGCCGCGGTCGCGAGCGCGTGCGGGGCACGGGTGGACGCGGCGGCGGTCGCGACGATGTACGACACCTTCCCGGCCCGTACGAAGTCCTCGATGCTCCGCGACGCGGAGGCCGGCCGGCCCCTCGAACTCGACGCGATCGGCGGCGCCCTGCTGCGCGCCGCCGGGGCGCACGGGATCGCGGTGCCGGTGGCGGAGCGCCTGGTGGCGGAGATCGGCGCACGGGCGGGCGCGTAA
- a CDS encoding MFS transporter, producing MPVQAQQNSPSSLKGWLGVAAITASLFVFLTTELMPVGLLTPLSESLGISVGAAGLMVTAQGVAAGLGVPFIVAWTRRVNRRVLLTTLLAVLALGNLVTAVSPNYPLILGTRLCMGFASGVFWAIGVSMAMRIVPERHASRAAAVVMSGISIATVVGIPLGTVIEAQTDWRTTFGIWAGLSVLVFAAVAALVPSMPAQNAVSVREVFSLPVENRQLRTVLFIVVFFVLGHFGAYTFVRPYLEDTASASAAFVTTVLIVFGVGGAVGNFVAGYTVNRNLRGTFVIGLVGLLAALLLLRTVGNGEPGAAVALTLWGLSFGAVQLSQVNMTLAAAPETFEAAMSLNTMAYNTCIALGALFGGLFADHVGVTSVIWFGVVLAAASLLLRLGTGRGGKTSDGASEDGLARTAG from the coding sequence ATGCCTGTACAGGCGCAACAGAATTCACCCTCGTCCCTGAAAGGATGGCTGGGCGTCGCCGCCATCACGGCCAGCCTGTTCGTCTTCCTCACCACCGAGTTGATGCCCGTGGGCCTGCTCACTCCGCTGAGTGAGAGCCTCGGCATATCCGTCGGTGCGGCAGGTCTCATGGTCACCGCACAGGGTGTCGCGGCCGGCCTCGGCGTACCGTTCATCGTGGCCTGGACCAGGCGCGTCAACCGGCGCGTCCTGCTGACCACGCTCCTCGCCGTGCTGGCCCTGGGCAACCTCGTCACCGCCGTCTCGCCGAACTACCCACTGATTCTCGGCACGCGGCTGTGCATGGGCTTCGCCAGCGGCGTCTTCTGGGCCATCGGCGTGAGCATGGCCATGCGGATCGTGCCCGAACGGCACGCGAGCCGGGCCGCCGCGGTGGTGATGTCCGGCATCTCCATCGCCACGGTCGTGGGCATCCCTCTCGGTACGGTCATCGAGGCGCAGACGGACTGGCGGACCACCTTCGGTATCTGGGCCGGCCTCAGCGTGCTGGTCTTCGCCGCGGTCGCGGCCCTCGTCCCGTCCATGCCGGCGCAGAACGCCGTGTCCGTCCGCGAGGTCTTCAGCCTGCCGGTCGAGAACAGGCAACTGCGCACGGTGCTGTTCATCGTCGTCTTCTTCGTGCTCGGGCACTTCGGCGCCTACACGTTCGTACGCCCCTACCTGGAGGACACCGCGTCCGCGTCCGCCGCCTTCGTCACCACCGTCCTGATCGTCTTCGGCGTCGGCGGTGCGGTGGGGAACTTCGTCGCCGGCTACACGGTGAACAGGAACCTGCGGGGTACGTTCGTCATCGGCCTCGTGGGCCTCCTGGCGGCCCTTCTGCTGCTGCGCACCGTCGGAAACGGGGAACCGGGCGCCGCCGTCGCGCTGACCCTGTGGGGGCTCTCCTTCGGTGCCGTGCAGTTGTCCCAGGTCAACATGACGCTCGCCGCCGCACCCGAGACCTTCGAAGCCGCCATGTCGCTGAACACCATGGCGTACAACACCTGCATCGCGCTCGGAGCGCTGTTCGGCGGCTTGTTCGCCGACCACGTCGGCGTCACGAGCGTCATCTGGTTCGGTGTGGTCCTGGCGGCTGCCTCGCTGCTGCTGCGGCTCGGTACGGGCCGGGGAGGGAAGACCTCGGACGGCGCCTCCGAGGACGGCCTCGCCCGCACCGCCGGGTGA